One Thermoanaerobacter kivui genomic window, ATTTTATATAGCCTTTTCTTTTTAACTTTTCTATATGTTCCTTGAGTTTTTCTTCTATATTTATATTGTATTTTTCTTCCAAAACAAACATCATTGAAACCGCTACCTGTGCCACATCTAAAAGCTCTTCAGAAACTTTTTCCATAATTTCTTTTTCACTTAGGGTGACATTCTCACCATTTAAACCTCTAAATTTTCCTATAGCTTGCGCCAATTCTCCAGCTTCCTCCATTAATTTAAGAGCCGTGGATTCCAATGATGGCGTCAAATTATTGAGTTTAGGCAAGCTTATCTCCTTAAAATTCGTTTTCATAATCCCATCCCTCATTTTTTTAAGCTCTTTTTCGCCTTGCCATAAATGGTGTCAATTGAGGTGCCACTTCTTTAATCAAGTCCAGCATCTTAAAAGACACGTTTCTTATATCCCATTGAGCTTCATTAGTGCATCTCAAATTTGCAAAATGGTCAAAAGCCCATAAATCCGCATTCATAAGTACCAAACGCTTGTGCGCATTCGTAACCACATACGAGCTTACTGATGGCAGTTTTTCTTTTAACACTCTGTACAACTCTTCTGAAGCTTTTATAGCTTCTATCAAAGTCTCAGTAGCGTTGGCTTTCTCTATATTTGGGGGAATGACAAAACCATTTTCAATTGTAGGTTCACTGTAATCAAAGACAATTGTCCTGTGTCTTAAAAGCTGATGCCAATTTGCTTCACTTATTTTCAATTGAAATTTAAACCTTACAGATTTAAAAGCCTCTATCAAATGGTCAAACTCACCAATTTCTTTAACTGCCTCTTGTATAATTTTTGTCTTTTCCTCTTCTGTCATATTTTTTACTGCATTTTGTACTGCTTTAAAACTTTTTCCTGAATATGTAAACAAAATATGCATGATTACAACATCTTCAGGAGAATATTCGCTATCTTTCCCTGTATAATCTACTAAAATGACATCCTCATCCGAAGGTTCGACTTCCTTTACAAAATTCGCTAAATTTTTTAACCTATCATGAACTTTTAATTGATAAGTAGTAGGATTTGTATGTCTTAGCATACTGGGAACAATTTTTTCACCTTGTTCTATTATCCTTTCAGCCAATAATTTTGCCTCTATAGTAGGATGCGCAAAAAGCTTCCTTACAATATCCTGTAAATCCAACGCATTTAACGCCACTGCAAAGCTTGTCCTTGTAGCTAAAAGAAGAGCATATCTCGCATCCTCAAAAGCTATTTTACTGATTCTATTGTAAAATTTCTCTTCGCTTTCTCCCTCTTTTTTCTCCTCTGTCTTTGCCAAATATTTTGTCAGCACTTCTACAAGTTTTTCATAAACATCATAAGAAATATTCCACACTTTTAAAAACTTTTCTTTTAACTCTGGATATTCCTCAAGTTCTGGAGGTATTACAACTTTGTCTTTGGTTGGCTTTTGGTACCTCTGGCTCCACTCTATAAAAGCCGGTCGTCTGTTCATAAGCTCAATATCCCCTGATAAAAGCCTCGAAACATCTTCTACACACAAATGCATTAAATGCTGTTCCGCAATGGAAGAATGGCCAAACCTTTCCACCCACTTTTCGTGAAATTCTTTAGCCTTTTGTATCGCTTTTTCCAAAGGTATACTGTGCTTAGGTATGTACTCGGTTATGTCCAAATCTCCATCTGTCAAGGATTCAATTATATTAAGCCTCCAACTTGTATCTCTCCTGCTCACTTTTGAATTTATAGGAGGTATGATAAATTCGGGTAAAGAGTGTATGAAATAGACAGGACCGTATACATCTGTTACAAAGTTTTCTAAAAGCCTTTCTTCCTCATGGGACAGCTTTCTCATTTTCATGGCAAAAACTCCCTTCAAAATTATAAAATCAATGCTTTTGCACTTTATATTATTATATCATAAAACCATTTTTCAAAAAGAAAAAAGATTAAAAAGCAAAAAAACAGTTATCCTGTCGATAACTGTTTTCCTCGTAAATGGTGACCCATCCGCGACTCGAACGCGGGACACCCTGCTTAAAAGGCAGGTGCTCTACCTCCTGAGCTAATGGGTCATATGGTGGAGGGAGATGGATTCGAACCATCGAAGGCGATAGCCAACAGATTTACAGTCTGCCCCCTTTGGCCGCTTGGGTATCCCTCCAAGTTTTTAAGAAAAGAGCAATAAAAAAAGTCCTTTCTTCATTTACCAAGCTCAAGAACGACTTACAGATGATATTCTATCATATAAATTGCGATTTGTAAAGAGTTTTTGCATGGTTGATAATGTCAAGAATTTATATAGCACTTATTCTCTGTTTTTTAACCCTCCTACACCGGCTTCGATTTAAACCCGTGTAGTCAAGTATTGAATATTTTATTTACTTGTTGCTATTGTATTTATGTTATATCATTTTAGGTTCTTTGTCAAGAGTTAGGGATGGTATTTTTTGAATGATGCCTTTACTTTTTAGATTACATCATGATTCCATTATTAGCAACTTCATACATTAAATATGAATAATTCATTAATTGTCTATCCTAAAAAGGTCAACATCTCGATTAAAAATTTTGCCTACTATATTGACAAGAACAAAAATATCAATTTATTTACTAATCTAGTTTCTTTTATCTAATTTTTTAATCTTTGCTATAATAAAAAGTAGCACAGGTATTATTATCTCTATTATAAGGTTTTCTGTTGTAAAGACTTTTTTTAGGTATTCAAGAAAATTTCCTATATCTCTGCAGGCATAGGCAGGTAAAATCGAGAGGAAAGTTGCCATGGGGAGCAAAGCAAATCTATAATCATCACATTTGAAAATTTCTTCAATGCCTTTCAGGAAAAAGTATATAAATACAGCGATCTTTATATAAATCCCTGTAATCCATATGGATACAATAAAGACATCAAACCTCGCAGTATAATTTTCTATTCTTATGTTGCGAGCCTGTTCCAATATAGGAAACTGCATATTAGCAGTCGTCTCAGCACCAAAAATTCCTATTGGAAGAACACCTATAAGAGAGACGAAACCTACTATTATTATTGCGAAAAGGCCTCCTTTTAAGGTTTTTTCTTTTTGTTCAATATGAGGAAAAATAACAAGTAGAATGACACTTTCAAGGATCCATGAAGTTATTGGAAAAGAACCAATTAAAGGAGGCAGAATTCCTTTTGCTAAAATTGGTGTAAAATTATCAAGTTTTACATTGCGCAGAGACATTACTGTTAAAAAAATTAGGGCAAATATTCCAAAAGGGAGAAGAATCTCATTCATCTTGGCAATGACAAAAAGACCTTTTGATACAGCATATATTACAGGGATTGTTGTGACGATAAGGAACACCAGGGCAGGTGTTTCCGGCATAAAGGCAGTATTCATAATTTCTATAAGTTGTCTTGTTACAACAAATGCTACATTAAGGCAAAATAGAAGATATAGTATTGATATAATTTTCCCAATAAATTTTCCTGTAATTTTTTCAATATATTCAAATAAGGACTGTTCTTTAAATATCATTGCCAATTTATAATATATTAAAAAAATAAAAGCACTGAAGATGGTTGAGATTATCACAGATAACCACGAATCTTCTTTTGCATAAGAAGCCACGAAGGACGGAAGACATACACTTTCTGTAGCTGTTATGATTATAATTATAAGAAATATGAATTGTTTCATAGATAATTTCTTTCCTGATGTTATTTCGCTTTTTTCAATTTTTTTTAACATAGTTTCTCCCTTCCTTGTTAAACTTATATATATTATTTGAAAAAAAATAAATAATATTCCTTAATGAACGAAATAATAAATTATAGATACCTCTTAAAAACTGACGAATTAGGACAAGGAATTTAAAAAAGATGAGATATATGAGGTGTTAGAAGTGTTAGAGATAACTATTCTTACAATAGTTTTTGTGATTACAGCAACTGTAGAGTTTGTCCCACTTTTTAAACAAAAAAAGTGGAAAGAGATAATCATATCTTTTATCCTTCTTTCAGTAAGTTATATTTTGTATATTTTGTGGATATTTGATATAACAATAGAACCAGTGAGCAAAATTGTGGGTATAATTTATAAACCCATGATAAATCTTTGGAATCAATTAAGTTTTTTATGCAAATAGAATTGAAATTCTACTAAAAAACTACCCTATCATGTTTCTCGGGGTCTTTTCTTGGCAAGTGTAAACATAACTCCTATGAGCTTTACTGAAATCGCAATTAATGTTTGTTTCTTCTCTAAAGGATTTTCTCGCCTTTTTAAAAAGTAGTTGTAAAGTGCTTTGAATTCTTTGTTTTTGGCTACCAGTGTTAGGCTTGCTCTGTATAGAAGATTTATTCAATGAGTTTTTCTGCTCTTTTTATGCCTACTCTTTTATTGGTAACTCTTTTTAGTTAAATCAATAATTTTTATGATTATTTATCAAATTAAAAATTTATGAATTATAATTTATCTTCATATATTTGTAATTTCAACTCACAAAAAAAGAGGCCGCCAACTATCTTTCTTGACAGCTCCTTTTTAATATCAAGCTTACCTCTCTTTGTAGTTGCTCTTTGACTTTTTCCCATATGCCTTCCCTTTTGTAAAGTTCACGCAATTCGTTTAAGTTTGGGAAGGAAATTGCATTTCCAAGACAAAGATTGGCACATGTATTACAACCTATTATGCAATTATAAGGTTGTGCAACAATAGGTCCTTCTTTTGTCCACTCATAAACATTTCTGCCACAATTCATGCACATCCCGCATTTAACACATTTATCATGATCAATTGTGGGAAACCAATTTACTTTTTCTCTTGGATATCCAGTTAACCAAGCCATGAAAATTCATCCTTGCTTAGTTTAATTACATTAAAGTTAATCCTTTTGCACAACTCAAATCGGCAAATGCAACCACTGAAACACTCCTATCATCTTTAATCCCATGTAGAGGAATACTATAGCAAATAGGAGTTTAAGCTGTTTTGCAGGAACTTTGTGTGAAACTAATGAGCCAATTGCTGCAAAAGGGATACTTGTGGCAGCCAAAGCCCCGAACTGCACCCAATTAACATAACCTGTAGAATACGGAGGTAATCCTGCAATTCCTAAGCCATTTACCATATATGATATTGCTCCACCTAAAGCTGAAAATGCCATCATAACCATAGATGTTCCAATAGCTTCATGCATTTTGAACCTTAAAGCGAGAACCATAACAGGTACCATTAATACTCCGCCACCAATTCCAATGATTCCTGATACAATGCCTAACAATACACCACATATTATATATGTCCATACATTATCTACAATCTCTTTTTCCTGCTTCATTGGTTTTGCGGTTGCCATTCTGATAGCTCCTAAAACCACAGCAATGCCAAATACCTTTGTAAGAACTGCCCCTGGTGTCTTAGAAGCAATATAAGCACCTAAAAAGGAACCTGCAAAAGCTGATATTCCAAGGAGTATTCCTTGTTTCCATCTTACAGCACCTTTACGATTATGTGTAATCGCACCGCTGATTGATGTAGGAAGCACAACCATCAGGTTAGTGCCGAAAGCCACCCTTATAGCAATGGTAGGATCAACACCTAATTTTTGTAGAATCCAGTACTGAACCGGAACCATAATAAAGCATCCACCTACACCCAGCATACCTGAAGCAAAACCAACAGCTGCTCCAGTTATCAGCAATATTATGACCTCTGTTAATATGGTCATATTCAATCCCTCCTAAAATCTTTTATATTCTTAAAACATTTCAGCTATCTTTTGATAATTTTCTGAATCTGGTATCAATTCTGGACAATCATCAATGGCTACTTCATCTAATGATAATTTTGTAGCAAAGGACATGCATGTAGGTAATCCGCACTTTTTACAATTGCTCTTTGGTAAATACTTAAAGATGTCAATTGCTTTTGGCTGTTTCCATTCTTTGTAACTTGGTGTTATTTGACCTTTGCGACTAATAATATCGTTGATATATTTGATACATTCATCACAGATTTCTTTGGCAACATCTTTATCTAAGAAAGGTCTAAGCGAAATGGTATCTCCTTGGATTGCAACCGTCCATGGCTTGCCTTTGCACTCTTCAGGAAATCCTTTGAAGTTGAATTTTATCCAATTTAAATTAGAAAGATATTTTGCCTTTTCGGCTAGAGCATTGATATAGGGTAGTATTTCTGTAAGGTCACGGTCCACCTTTATTGTTGCTACAAGAATTTCACCACCCGCATGACACGCTGCATAATCAATTTTTACCTCATAATGCTTAATAATTGTGTTTTCCATTTTTATTTTAATCCCTCCATTTTTGAATTGTGCTTTCTAATTTCAGATCCAAAATATTTGCTTTATGATTTTAAAAGATTTTTCTTGATTTTCTCACATAAATCAGGTGAAGAACGTATTCGTGAACAAGATATGCCATTTTTCAGATTGCTTCTAATTACTGAAAAAATCTCATTTTCCAAAACTTTCATACAGTTATTGAACATTTCAATGTCAAGCGAATAATAGGTCATTTTACCTTCTCTTGAGTCTCTAATTAATCCCGCTTGTTTCAATATTTTTAGATGATGTGATACTGCTGGCTGGGACATTTTTAAAGCATCCATGACTTCACAAACTGCCATTTCGTGTTTAGAAAGGAGAAATAAAATACTTATTCTGTTATTATCCGCTAAAGCTTTTAATATATCGATGCTCTTTTGTTCGATATTACATCACTCCCATCTAAATATAAAAATATTTTTATATTTAGATTTTATACCTCAAAAATGTATTTGTCAACACTTTCTATTTGATAAATTACATAAAAACCTAACAGAAAGTGTTGACAAATATAAAACAAGTGTGTTTATTAAGTATTTTAATATTTTACCATGATTTTTATAAAAATTTTAACTTATATCATAAGCCAACTTGGTAGTAATTATAGTATGAGCGAAATTGCTAAGTCAACAAACGTGTCAGTTGCAACTGTTATGAGACTATTTGACAAAGAACCTATCTTTTTAAATTAATCCTTTTCTCAACGCTTGGGTAAAGGCTAAGGTCGGTATGAGGAAGGAATAAAGCTTTTTCAAGGTAGTGTATATAGCCCTCTTCCTCACCTAACTCCATATATGTGAGGTTCTCTTTAATATCCTTTAAAACCTTATGAGCCTCTCTTTCCATGAGCATCTTTTTCGCAGCCTTTAAGGATGTATTCCCAAGAATGACAAATTTATCTCTTGGAATGTCAGGATACATCCCTATGTTTATCGCCGCTTCTATATCAATGTATTCACCAAGCGCGCCTGCTACATAAAATTTGTCAAGGTCACTTAAGTTTATATTCATAGTTTCCAGCATATACGAAACGGCTGCATTAGCTCCTGCCTTTGTTCTCATAAAATTATCTATATCGTTTTGAGTAATGTAAACATCCTCTGTAATGAATATCCTATCACCATTTATAAGCTTGCCTCTTCTGTCTACAAGACCATGAATAAATAGCTCAGATAAAAGCTTTATCATACCTGTACCACATATGCCAATCGGTTTGACATCGCCTATAACATGGAACTTAAATTTGCCATCTTCATATCTGACTTCATCAATAGCCCCTTCCATTGCCCTCATGCCTTTTTCAAGGCTACCTCCTTCAAAAGCAGGACCTGCCGCTCCAGCTGCGCAAAGTAGCCAGTCCTTGTTTCCAAGCATCATTTCTGCATTTGTGCCTATATCGATAAAAAAAGAAACCTCTTCTTTCTTCCACATATCAGAAATCAATATTCCGCCTACAACATCCCCACCTACATAGCTGCCAATGCTTGGCAAGATATACATCCTTGCAAATGAATTTACATTAATACCTATATCTGCAGCTTTGATAAAGCCCGGAGCATTTATTATAGGGGTTTTAGGCACCCTGCAAATTGTCTCTATGGGAAGATTCAAAAGCAGGTGGACCATAACAGTATTAGCCCCTATGCCTATACCTAACAGATTCTCCATGTCTATTTTCTTAGAGAATCTATCAAGGATAGACAAAATATCTCCGGCCACCAACTTCTGAAGTTCGTCCCTTCCTGCTTTGTTGTTGAAAGCATGAAACATTCGATGCAGAACATCTTCCCCTATCTTGACTTGCGAATTGGTACAATTTGCTGAATCTAAAACCTCACCAGTGTTAAGATCAATCAACTCTGCTGATATTGTGGTGCTTCCTATGTCAATGGCAACTGCGTAACATTCCTCTACTCTACCTGCTTGAATTGACAACAAGTGATACTTCTCATCATACATCAAAGAGCAGGTAACCTCGCCTTTTCCTTTTTCAAATTCCTTGTATATTTTTTCGTACAATTCAAAAGGAATTTCAACCCTTCCATGGAGCAAATTTTCCAACTTCTCTCTTACTCTATCTACATAGGCTATATTATCACCTTGTCCCGGTAACTTCATTTTTAGATACTGCTTAAAAAAAACCTTTGCCATTTTACTCACCTCAAGAAAGTTTTTGTAAATAAAAAATCTTTTTTATTGTTTTGATCTGCAAATCCCATCTTTATTACCCCTTTTTTGTTTTTTCTTTTAAGTATACTCTTGCCTAACCTAAATGTAAAATATTAAAATAAAATAAAATTGATATGTAAATACATATACATCGAGGTGAAAAAAGTGACTCTAAGACACCTAAAGATATTCCTGACTGTATGTGAAAAAGGCAGTATGACAGCGGCAGCCAACCACCTTCATATGACACAGCCCCCAGTTAGCCAAGCAATTGCCGAACTTGAGGAATATTATGGAGTAAAACTGTTTGAACGCTTTGGGCGAAAAATCTATCTTACCAACGAAGGTGAAAAACTCTATTCGTATGCTTCTCACATATTGGCTTTGGCAGATGAAGCACAAAAGCAGCTTTTGGACCTTTCTCAAAACGGCATCTTGCGAGTTGGAGCAAGTATGACAATTGGAACTGCAATTTTGCCCTTTATAATAAAAGATTTTTATCAATCTTACCCTAAGACTTATATTCAACCAGTGGTGGACAACACCACAACAATAATTAAAATGATTGAAACTGCCAAGCTTGATATGGCCATCGTAGAAGGGCTGGTCTCAAGCGCAGATATAATCAAAATTCCTGTATATGATGATGAACTTGTTTTGATATGTCCGTCAGAGCATCCATATGCAAAGA contains:
- a CDS encoding MazG-like family protein: MKTNFKEISLPKLNNLTPSLESTALKLMEEAGELAQAIGKFRGLNGENVTLSEKEIMEKVSEELLDVAQVAVSMMFVLEEKYNINIEEKLKEHIEKLKRKGYIK
- a CDS encoding FAD-dependent thymidylate synthase, which translates into the protein MKMRKLSHEEERLLENFVTDVYGPVYFIHSLPEFIIPPINSKVSRRDTSWRLNIIESLTDGDLDITEYIPKHSIPLEKAIQKAKEFHEKWVERFGHSSIAEQHLMHLCVEDVSRLLSGDIELMNRRPAFIEWSQRYQKPTKDKVVIPPELEEYPELKEKFLKVWNISYDVYEKLVEVLTKYLAKTEEKKEGESEEKFYNRISKIAFEDARYALLLATRTSFAVALNALDLQDIVRKLFAHPTIEAKLLAERIIEQGEKIVPSMLRHTNPTTYQLKVHDRLKNLANFVKEVEPSDEDVILVDYTGKDSEYSPEDVVIMHILFTYSGKSFKAVQNAVKNMTEEEKTKIIQEAVKEIGEFDHLIEAFKSVRFKFQLKISEANWHQLLRHRTIVFDYSEPTIENGFVIPPNIEKANATETLIEAIKASEELYRVLKEKLPSVSSYVVTNAHKRLVLMNADLWAFDHFANLRCTNEAQWDIRNVSFKMLDLIKEVAPQLTPFMARRKRA
- a CDS encoding GerAB/ArcD/ProY family transporter encodes the protein MLKKIEKSEITSGKKLSMKQFIFLIIIIITATESVCLPSFVASYAKEDSWLSVIISTIFSAFIFLIYYKLAMIFKEQSLFEYIEKITGKFIGKIISILYLLFCLNVAFVVTRQLIEIMNTAFMPETPALVFLIVTTIPVIYAVSKGLFVIAKMNEILLPFGIFALIFLTVMSLRNVKLDNFTPILAKGILPPLIGSFPITSWILESVILLVIFPHIEQKEKTLKGGLFAIIIVGFVSLIGVLPIGIFGAETTANMQFPILEQARNIRIENYTARFDVFIVSIWITGIYIKIAVFIYFFLKGIEEIFKCDDYRFALLPMATFLSILPAYACRDIGNFLEYLKKVFTTENLIIEIIIPVLLFIIAKIKKLDKRN
- a CDS encoding 4Fe-4S dicluster domain-containing protein — encoded protein: MAWLTGYPREKVNWFPTIDHDKCVKCGMCMNCGRNVYEWTKEGPIVAQPYNCIIGCNTCANLCLGNAISFPNLNELRELYKREGIWEKVKEQLQREVSLILKRSCQER
- a CDS encoding sulfite exporter TauE/SafE family protein, with the translated sequence MTILTEVIILLITGAAVGFASGMLGVGGCFIMVPVQYWILQKLGVDPTIAIRVAFGTNLMVVLPTSISGAITHNRKGAVRWKQGILLGISAFAGSFLGAYIASKTPGAVLTKVFGIAVVLGAIRMATAKPMKQEKEIVDNVWTYIICGVLLGIVSGIIGIGGGVLMVPVMVLALRFKMHEAIGTSMVMMAFSALGGAISYMVNGLGIAGLPPYSTGYVNWVQFGALAATSIPFAAIGSLVSHKVPAKQLKLLFAIVFLYMGLKMIGVFQWLHLPI
- a CDS encoding (Fe-S)-binding protein, producing the protein MENTIIKHYEVKIDYAACHAGGEILVATIKVDRDLTEILPYINALAEKAKYLSNLNWIKFNFKGFPEECKGKPWTVAIQGDTISLRPFLDKDVAKEICDECIKYINDIISRKGQITPSYKEWKQPKAIDIFKYLPKSNCKKCGLPTCMSFATKLSLDEVAIDDCPELIPDSENYQKIAEMF
- a CDS encoding ArsR/SmtB family transcription factor, which gives rise to MEQKSIDILKALADNNRISILFLLSKHEMAVCEVMDALKMSQPAVSHHLKILKQAGLIRDSREGKMTYYSLDIEMFNNCMKVLENEIFSVIRSNLKNGISCSRIRSSPDLCEKIKKNLLKS
- a CDS encoding ASKHA domain-containing protein; this translates as MAKVFFKQYLKMKLPGQGDNIAYVDRVREKLENLLHGRVEIPFELYEKIYKEFEKGKGEVTCSLMYDEKYHLLSIQAGRVEECYAVAIDIGSTTISAELIDLNTGEVLDSANCTNSQVKIGEDVLHRMFHAFNNKAGRDELQKLVAGDILSILDRFSKKIDMENLLGIGIGANTVMVHLLLNLPIETICRVPKTPIINAPGFIKAADIGINVNSFARMYILPSIGSYVGGDVVGGILISDMWKKEEVSFFIDIGTNAEMMLGNKDWLLCAAGAAGPAFEGGSLEKGMRAMEGAIDEVRYEDGKFKFHVIGDVKPIGICGTGMIKLLSELFIHGLVDRRGKLINGDRIFITEDVYITQNDIDNFMRTKAGANAAVSYMLETMNINLSDLDKFYVAGALGEYIDIEAAINIGMYPDIPRDKFVILGNTSLKAAKKMLMEREAHKVLKDIKENLTYMELGEEEGYIHYLEKALFLPHTDLSLYPSVEKRINLKR
- a CDS encoding LysR family transcriptional regulator; its protein translation is MKKVTLRHLKIFLTVCEKGSMTAAANHLHMTQPPVSQAIAELEEYYGVKLFERFGRKIYLTNEGEKLYSYASHILALADEAQKQLLDLSQNGILRVGASMTIGTAILPFIIKDFYQSYPKTYIQPVVDNTTTIIKMIETAKLDMAIVEGLVSSADIIKIPVYDDELVLICPSEHPYAKKKIIEPHELENQHFVIREEGSGTREIFEAAMHEYNIKWNIAGVFNSTEAIINAVHCGLGFSFISQLLADEAIKRQKVELVKVPKLKIKRKFNIVYHKNKFISNAMEKFLGYCQRYFGSIAYVGVGKNHLFNV